One region of Planctomycetota bacterium genomic DNA includes:
- a CDS encoding 4Fe-4S dicluster domain-containing protein: protein MKYLYIYPELCTGCRECSIACSLSKFGECNPKKAAISVVRDEFERLEYPLICMQCEDALCLKFCPQNAYYRENGVVKYDSTKCIKCRFCATVCPYAAITVHHNDIVKCDLCSGDPKCVKVCSTKAIRYEEETLELADRRKGLAKKLLQKNNA from the coding sequence ATGAAATATTTATATATCTACCCTGAACTCTGCACCGGCTGCCGGGAGTGTTCCATTGCCTGCTCCCTGAGCAAGTTCGGGGAATGCAATCCCAAAAAGGCGGCTATCAGCGTGGTCCGTGACGAATTTGAACGACTGGAATATCCGCTGATTTGCATGCAGTGCGAGGACGCCCTGTGCCTGAAATTCTGCCCCCAGAACGCCTATTACCGGGAAAACGGCGTGGTCAAATACGATTCCACCAAGTGCATCAAATGCCGGTTCTGCGCCACGGTCTGCCCCTATGCGGCCATTACCGTCCATCACAACGACATCGTCAAATGCGACCTGTGTTCCGGCGACCCGAAATGCGTCAAGGTCTGCTCCACCAAGGCCATCCGCTATGAGGAGGAGACCCTGGAGCTGGCTGACCGGCGCAAGGGCCTGGCCAAGAAACTATTGCAGAAGAACAATGCATAG
- a CDS encoding tRNA-specific 2-thiouridylase, whose product MSKRVVVAMSGGVDSSVAAYLLKKQGYDVTGLFMSLGACLERLAPRRKACCSVFDAQDAQRVADHLDIKFSILNFKHEFEQVIDYFCSEYDKGRTPNPCIRCNQYLKFGKLMEYADKLGADYIATGHYARITSPSRHLAKQASPQSNNPLAPFNKGELYGKVPLNKGGLRGLYHLNKGIDSTKDQSYVLFTLTQPQLARIIFPLGELTKQEVRKIAHQIDLPVKDKPESQDICFVPSSGYQDLLKERIPDRLKPGKVKNAGNKVIGQHDGFQLFTIGQRRGLRIALGHPAYVSKIIPKTNTVILGDRADVLNTTFVADEVNWTQPLSTESKNAKFNRKTLDISGHKNIIKRNKGWVDSDVKIRYLHKQSKAKIKILSNKRVEVRFKQPQFAITPGQAAVFYKGDTVLGGAWIKKVIK is encoded by the coding sequence ATGTCCAAACGTGTCGTTGTAGCTATGAGTGGCGGCGTTGATTCCAGCGTCGCCGCCTACCTGCTCAAGAAACAGGGATACGATGTCACCGGGCTGTTTATGAGTTTAGGCGCCTGCCTGGAACGGCTGGCGCCCCGGCGCAAGGCCTGCTGCAGTGTCTTTGACGCCCAAGACGCCCAGCGCGTGGCCGACCACCTGGATATAAAATTCTCTATCCTTAATTTCAAGCATGAATTCGAACAGGTCATAGATTACTTCTGCTCGGAATATGACAAAGGCCGGACGCCTAATCCCTGCATCAGATGCAACCAGTATCTCAAATTCGGCAAACTGATGGAATACGCGGATAAACTCGGCGCGGATTATATTGCCACCGGGCACTATGCAAGAATTACTTCACCATCCCGCCATTTGGCGAAACAGGCGTCGCCACAAAGTAACAACCCCCTCGCCCCCTTTAATAAGGGGGAATTATACGGTAAAGTCCCCCTTAACAAAGGGGGATTAAGGGGGTTATATCATCTCAATAAGGGAATTGACTCTACCAAAGACCAATCGTATGTATTATTTACCCTGACCCAGCCACAGCTTGCCCGGATTATATTCCCGCTGGGTGAATTAACCAAGCAAGAGGTCCGCAAGATTGCCCACCAGATAGACCTGCCGGTCAAGGACAAGCCGGAAAGCCAGGACATCTGTTTCGTACCCAGTAGCGGCTATCAAGACCTGCTCAAGGAACGCATCCCGGACCGGCTCAAGCCCGGCAAGGTAAAGAACGCCGGCAACAAGGTCATCGGCCAGCACGACGGCTTTCAGTTATTCACCATCGGCCAGAGACGCGGACTCAGGATTGCCTTAGGTCATCCGGCCTATGTCTCCAAGATAATTCCTAAGACCAATACCGTCATCCTGGGAGACCGGGCGGATGTTCTTAATACCACATTCGTGGCGGATGAGGTGAACTGGACCCAGCCCTTGTCTACCGAAAGCAAAAATGCTAAATTTAACCGAAAAACACTTGATATTTCTGGCCATAAGAATATAATTAAGCGCAACAAGGGCTGGGTTGATTCAGATGTTAAAATAAGATACCTACATAAACAGTCCAAAGCCAAGATAAAAATATTAAGCAATAAACGGGTTGAGGTGCGGTTTAAGCAACCGCAATTTGCCATAACGCCCGGCCAGGCCGCGGTGTTTTATAAAGGCGATACCGTCTTAGGTGGTGCCTGGATAAAAAAGGTAATAAAATAA